GCTCTGACAACCTATATGATGACCCCTACCAGCCAGAGCTGACCCAGGGCCCTCTCCAGcagcctgcagccccagctcccaCTTCTACCACCTCTTCTGCCCGCCGCCGGGCCTACTGCCGCAACCGGGACCACTTTGCCACCATCCGTACTGCCTCCCTGGTAAGTGCAGCCATTCTCCCTCGGGCCAGAGGGCCCAATCATCTAAGTCCAGAAATGATTTTCTCCTTATGGCACATGGTTAAGTTCAAATTCTACCCTCGCTTATGGTAGCTGTCTCTTGCCTTTTCTTCACTTCAACCTCCAGGGGATTGGCCACATTGGGTATTCCTAGCTTGGCAGACTCTTACTCCGTTTTTGTGGCTGGGCTTAAATCATGTCTCCTTGGGTGCcttcccaggcccctggccaaTTGGATGCTCCTGAACAGCATTATGACAgatgtgctgggctctgtgtttGTGGAGGGCTAGGGTGGTGGTCAGGCATCTGCCTCATACCAGTGATTGGCTCTCAGGTTCACATACCTGCCTATATTTAACCCGGCTCCTCTGGGAGGGAGCCAGGATGATCCCATTTGAGAGGTGAGGCAGCCATGACTCAGAGGCCTGCTTGCCTGAGGCACTGCCCTAGCATTGTTGATGGTTGTCAAATTCTGTAAGCAGACGTTGGCCCTTTCCTAACATTAAGTCATAGCAGTGTTTTCCCAGTTGACAGGGAAAAGTGGGTAGACATTTAGATTACATTCCTGCTTAGCTGCAAGCACCAACAACCCCTTACTTGGTCTAGTGATCTCTGCATGTGGTTGGTTCTGTTAGGTCAACTCTTCAAATCCAGTGATGCTTGGTTCTTTGTGATACTGTGCAGAGAAATCTGTGACTTCCAGGGTATTGGCCACCTGGACAATGGACCTGAGCTCAAATCTCAGCTGAGGACATCCAGTCCCAGTGTTCTTGTTATTCCAACATCTCATGGCCCAGATCCAGTTCTGAATTTGGGCTATAATGATCCTCAGTGTTTGCTGAAGGAGAACGAAGCCAATACTTAGTGGTTCACAGTGTTCTAGACACTAGTACATACTAGTATGTATCAAAGTTAATCTCCACAGCCCTCTATAAGGAGATATTATGGCcccatttaatagatgaggaaactgaggtttagcaACCTTAACTTGCATGAGGTCACATggttagtaagtggcagagctgggacaggGACCCAGGTCTGTATGATTACTCTCTTTTTGTTggtattaatcctcacctgaggatattttcccattgatttttagagagaatggaagagaggggaagagacagagaaaaacattgatgtgagagaaatacatcaattggttgcctcccgcacacacactGAGcaaggccagggatcgagcccgcaacctaggtatgcgtccttgaccagaatcgaacctgggaccctttattccataggctgacgctctgtctactgagccaaaccggcctggACTGTATGATTACTCTTTTGAACTAATCTGAATTGTCCTACTTTTACACCGGGCCCTGTGCTCAGTACCCTTATTATCTCATCACCCTGTGAAGTCAGTTATATTGTCATTATCCAGTtgagggctcagagaggttatgtgtGAGGAAGGTACCAAATGTGCGAATTAAACCCATGAGTCTAAAACCCATGTTCTTTCTTCATAGAGCATGAAGACTGTGTGTGCTAATAAAATGGGGGCCAAGGCTGAGCCcttcttctcattctctctcctgccccaggtCAGCCGTCAGATCCAGGAGCATGAGCAGGACTCAGCTCTGAGGGAGCAGCTAAGTGGCTATAAGCGGATGCGACGACAGCACCAGAAACAGCTGCTGGCCCTGGAGTCACGGCTGAGGGGTGAACGTGAGGAGCATAGTGCACGGCTGCAGCGAGAGCTTGAGGCACAGCGGGCTGGCTTCGGGGCTGAGGCAGAAAAGCTGTCACGGCGGCACCAGGCCATCGGTGAAAAGGAGGCACGAGCTGCCCAGGCTGAGGAACGAAAGTTCCAGCAGCACATCCTTGGGCAGCAGAAGAAGGAGTTGGCTGCCCTGCTGGAGGCGCAGAAGCGAACCTACAAACTTCGGAAGGAGCAACTAAAGGAGGTGGGATAGGCTCCAGCAGTGGATAGGGCCTGGTGGTGAAAGAGGCAGTCCCTGACCACCCTgctctccccactgcccaggaGCTTCAGGAGAATCCCAGCACACCCAAGCGGGAGAAGGCTGAGTGGCTTTTGCGGCAGAAGGAGCAGCTGCAGCAGTGCCAGGCGGAAGAGGAGGCAGGGCTGCTACGGCGGCAGCGCCAATACTTTGAGTTGCAGTGTCGCCAATATAAGCGCAAAATGCTGCTGGCTCGTCATAGCCTGGACCAAGATCTGCTGCGAGAGGTGGGTCACCCCATTCCCCTCCCGGATCCCAGacatccttttaaaataaatacatagccctaaccggtttggctcagtggatagagtgtcggcctaaggactgaaaggtcccaggttcgattccagtcaagggcaagtaccttggttgtgggcacatccccagtaggtgtgcaggaagcagctgatcgatgtttctaactctctatccctctccctttctttctgtaaaaaaattaatgaaaaatattttttaaaataataaataaataaataaaaattaaatatatatacgaaatcaatatatataaattgatttcagagtgatatatataatatatataatataatcaatatacatattgatttcagagaggaagggaaggggggagagagatagaaacatcagtgatgagagaatcattgattggctgcctcctgcatgccccatactgggaatggagcccacaatccaggcatgtgccctgacggaatcgaacctcaacctcctggttcacaggtcaacgctcaaccactgagccatgctggcccggCCCAGACATCCTTTTTCATTTGCCTCACTTGTCTTTTGCCTCAGCCCACCTTCATGTTATGGTTCTGCTTCTCTTGAACACCCCTTGTGCTTCTCATGCCCACCAGAAAGACCCTGCTAGAGTTCCCTTAATATTCTGTtcctagccctagcccgtttggctcagtggatagagcgtcggcctgcagactgaagggccccaggttcgattctggtcaagggcatgtgacttggttgcaggcacatccccagtgtcgggtgtgtaggagacagctgatcgatatttctctctcatcgatgtttctaactctctatctctctccctcctctctgtaaaaaatcaataaaatatatatatttttattttttttaaaaatatattttattgatttttttacagagaggaagagagagagatagagagttagaaacatcgatgagagagaaacatcgatcagctgcctcctgcacatcccccactggggaagtgcccacaacccaggtacatgcccttgaccggaatcgaacccgggacccttcagtccgcaggccaacgctctatccactgaggcaaaccggtttcggcaataaaatatatattttttaaaaaaaaaaaagattctgttcCCAGACCAGCCAGGAGTTTGGCTCCCTTATATCCCTCATCTTCCCACCCTCAGCTTCTTCTGCCAAAGAGTTTTGGGGCTCTCACACCAACAAGGTTTCCTAAATGGACTCTGGGCCCCGCCCCTCTTCTGCTTCAGGACTTGaacaagaaacaaacacagaaggACTTGGAGTGTGCATTGCTGCTGCGGCAGCATGAGGCCACACGGGAGCTTGAGCTAAGACAGCTCCAGGCTGTACAGCGCACAAGGGCAGAGCTCACCCGCCTGCAGCACCAGACAGAGCTGGGCAACCAGCTGGAGTACAACAAGCGGCGTGAGCAAGAGTTGCGGCAGAAGCATGCGGCCCAGGTTCGCCAGCAGCCCAAGAGCCTCAAAGTACGTGCAGGCCAGCGTCCCCCGGCCCTCCCGCTCCCCATTCCTGGGGCTCTGGGACCACCCAGCACAGGCACCCCTAGAGAAGAGCATCCCTGCTCATCTGGCCAGGAGGCAGTCTTTGGCCAAAGAATTCTGGGAGAGGAGGAGCAAGCAGTTCCAGAGAGAAGGATTCTGGGAAAGGAAGGGGCCACCTTGGAACCAGAGGAGCAGAGGATTTTGGGGGAAGAATCAGGAACCCCTAGTCCCAGTCCACAAAAACATAGGTGTTTGGTTGATGAGGAAGTTTGGGGTCTTACTGAGGAGGAGATAGAGGAGCTAAGAGTCCCATCCCTGACACCTCAGGAAAGGAACATTTTGGGCCAGGAGGCGGCTGTGGCATGGAGGTTGTGGGAGAAGGAGTATAGGAGCCTCCTGGATGAGGAATTTGAGTTTGGCTGGGTCCAAGGCCCAGCTCTGACCCCAGtccctgaggaggaggaagaggaagaagaggaggaaggggctcCAATTAGGACTCCGAGGGATCCTGGAGATGGCTGTCCCTCACCAGACATCCCCCCTGAACCCCCTCCAACATATCTGAGACCTGGCCCTGCTAGCCAGTTCCCTGGACTCCTGTCCCATGGCCTCCTGGCTGGCCTCTCTTTTGCAGTGGGGTCCTCCTCTGGCCTCCTGCCCCTACTActtctgctgctgctcccactgctggcggcccagggtgggggtggcttGCAGGCCTCGCTGCTAGCCCTTGAGGTGGGGCTGGTGGGCCTGGGGGCCTCCTACCTACTTCTTTGTACAGCTCTGCATCTGCCCCCCAGTCTGTTCTTACTCCTTGCCCAGGCCACTGCACTGGGGGCTATCCTGGGTCTGAGCTGGTGCCGAGGCCTTATGGGTGTCCCTCTGGGCCTTGGGGCCGCCTGGCTCCTAGCCTGGCCAAGCCTGGTTCTACCACTGGCAGCTATGGCAGCTGGGGGCAAATGGGTGCGGCAGCAGGGACCTCAGATTCGCCGGGGCATCTCTCGGCTCTGGTTACGGGCTCTGCTGCGCCTATCCCCCATGGCCTTTAGGGCCCtacagggctgtggggctgttgGGGACCGGGGTCTGTTTGCCCTCTACCCCAAGACCAACAAGGATGGCTTCCGCAGTCGACTGCCTGTCCCTGGGCCTCGGCGGAGTAATTCCCGGGCTTCCCGACACCCACTAGCCCTGTTGGCAAGGTTTTGGGCCCTGTGTAAGGGCTGGAACTGGCACCTGGCACGGGCCAGCCAGGGTTTGGCCTCCCGCTTACCTCCCTGGGCTATCCACACACTGGCCAGCTGGGGCCTGCTTCGGGTTGAACGGCCCAGCCGTATTCCCCGACTACTACCACGCAGCCAGCGCAGGCTAGGGCCCCCTGCCGCCCACCAACCACCACCAGGGACTCTAGCTGGGCGGAAATCCCGAACCCGTCAGTCCCGGGCCCTGCCTCCCTGGAGGTGACCAACTCTGGTGTTTCATCAGCCCGAATCTAGAGCATTGAGCACTTTATCTCCCACTACTCAGCGAAGATTCTGCAGTCCCAGTCCTCCCTTTCATCCCTCCTTCCTCAgtgtgctccccccacccccaacccttgGACCTCTAGGCAGGCAGCCCCCTCCACTAGAGCTCAGAAGTTACACTTTGTGTTCTCCTGAAGCTCCTCCCCCACCTTAAGTTATTGCTGTTCTCCCGCTGTGTGTGTGCTCATCCTCACCCTCATCGACTCAGGCCTGGGGCCAGGTGTGGTGGTGGGTGGAAAgagtcatgtgtttttttttctctctttgattttgtttttctgtctcccttccaACCTATCCCCTTTCCcccatcaaaaaaagaaaaagacaaacacaaataaaatatctaaGCGGAACTATACCTTTGGCCCAGGCTGCCTCTGTCTGCTTTGTCCTGCCGCCTAGCCTCCCTGGTATGCCCCAATCCAGACCCTTGGCCCCCAGTCCCATGACCTCTTCACCTCCATCTACGTTATCTCAACCCCTTTCATTCCTCAGCCTCATCCTCTCTGGCGTCAACTTTATTACATCATGACCACCACCAGCTTGGTGGTCTGGACCTCTTTGAGCTTTGACATATCTTATGCCCACAGTTCCCATTTGTGGATTCCTTAAGAGAGTCCTTAGGTTCTGGTCCTTTTGTCCTCATCCCCTGCTTTGTCTCCCAACCTGTTCCCTTTCTGGGAGCTGAATTTCTCTCCTGGCATCAGGCATTATTCTAGAGGGCTGGGGGATGGAACTGGGAACCCTGAATAGTAGGGGATGGTGAGTTTGGGGGCCAAGCAAGAGAGTATGGGGGCTGTGGAAATGGGATTGGTTGTGGGCTTGGAATGGGAGCTGAGTGTGTAAGGGGCTGTCTGGAATGTGGAAATCTGGCCAGGGTGGCAGCTGTTGGCCCATTGAACTTGTCAGGCCCTTTCTGGCCACTTCTTTGCCCCTTTGCCTTATGTGGCCTGAGATGGGGCCACCTCTCCTTATCCATTTCTCAGCTCGGTGGttgtccttccctccttcccacccagaGGTACTGAACCTGGGCCTTCCTCTGTCTTCAGCTGTGTTGCTCTCTTCCATGGGTGTGTTGTGTGATTTGGTTTTCTCACTCTTCTTGTACACATTCCGTATCTGCTCACATGCTTCTATCTCTAGGTTGTGTTTTCTGTGCATGGTCAAAGCTTCTTGTATGCCCTCAGTACTCTAAAGATTCCAGTTCCCTGTCCATGAACTCTCCTGCTGTTTCTTGTGTTTTCCACCCAACTCTGTGAACATGCTCTCGGAACCTTGTTTTCTTTGCATCTCTTGCCCATTGAGAATCTTCCTGATCTCTCTCAACACAATCCCATCTCTCCATGTCTGTCTGTATAcagttccccccgccccctctgtctaacatgttttctgtttctctccctctccctgtctctgtttctgtctcttcctctctctctctctctctctcttttccccttctcccctgattgttcctcctcctcctgttcctcctcctcctgttcttcctcttcctcctctccctcttcctctcccctgcccccatttCCCCTCGGTCCATCCACTGCATAGTCTAAGGAGCTGCAGATCAAGAAGCAGTTCCAGGAGACGTGTAAGATCCAGACTCGGCAGTACAAGGCTCTGCGGGCACACTTGCTGGAGACTACGCCTAAAGCTCAGCACAAGAGCCTCCTTAAGCGGCTTAAGGAAGAACAGACCCGAAAGCTGGCAATCCTAGCTGAACAATACGACCAGTCCATCTCAGAGATGCTCAGCTCACAGGCGGTGAGGCCTGGGGTCCAGAGAGGGAGCATGGCGGAGAGTGGCCTCTATTTCCCACTGGGTTATGGGCCCTgaaagcaggggagggggtggataGAGAAGGGGCTTTTTGTTCCTGGAAAACCTCAGATCTCTCCCACTGTTGGTATTCTCTGCAATGGTTTTATTCTCTCGCTTGAGTATTTTCTTAAGGTCTTGACAAAGCCAGCCTGCCTATTCTACCAAGAACCACCGAGGAAAGTGTGGCTGTaatttttccttgagcctgagtTAGTTTAATGTGTGAATAGAAAATCAAAATGTTTGTAGCCCTCAGGCCAATTTCCTGACTTGTGGAGGATTTTGAAGGTTGCTGTTCTAAAAGTGATCACACATAAGTAACATGGAATGGGTCACTTAAATATACACATGCTGTAAAAAGTAACACTATTCATTGCCATTTTTTTACCCAATCCCACTTTTCAGAATTATTGTTAATAATTCATCGTACTAGATATTTCCTATGCATATTGAAgttacataaaatttttaaacaagaatGAATCATACTTTACATACTATTCTTTAACTTTTTTCCACCTAATATTTCTTGGACCTCTTCCCATGTCAGTACacatatctcatttttttttttaacagcataGAATTATCCATGGTatgaatataccataatttatttaacccatCCCTTAttggtggacatttaggttgtttccagtatATTGCTATTACAACGCTTCAGTGAACACCTTCGAGCACATGTGCAAGTATACCTTGGGGATAAATTCCTGGAAGTGTAATTGCTGTGTCACAGGGTATGACGACCTTTCATTTTGGTAGATGTTGACACTGGCTGCTTCTTGAAACCTTAGGGCCCAGGCCtacctggggcaggggaggattgtgggggttggggaggaggccCCTTAAAATTAgttcttcctgttttccagcTGCGGCTTGATGAGACCCAAGAGGCAGAGTTCCAAGCCCTTCGGCAGCAGCTTCAACAGGAACTGGAGCTACTCAATGCTTATCAGAGTAAGATCAAGATTCGCACGGAGAGTCAACATGAGAGGGAGTTGCGAGAGCTGGAACAGAGAGTAGCTCTGAGGCGGGCACTGCTAGAGCAGCGGGTAAGAGGGCTTGGTCTTCAGGATGGGGTGGGCAATCCCCTCTAACCCTCACTGGACTCTCTAATCTCTTCTGGGTGTTCCAGGTGGAAGAGGAGCTGCTGGCCCTGCAAACAGGGCGTTCTGAACGAATCCGGAGTTTGCTCGAGCGGCAGGCCCGTGAGATCGAGGCTTTCGATGCTGAGAGCATGAGGCTGGGTTTCTCCAGTATGGCTCTGGGGGGCATTCCAGCCgaggctgctgcccagggctatcccgctcctccccctgcccctgcctggccctcccGCCCTGTTCCCCGTTCAGGAGCACACTGGAGCCATGGCCCTCCTCCACCTGGCATGCCCCCCCCAGCTTGGCGTCAGCCCTCTCTGCTGGCTCCCCCAGGTCccccaaactggctggggccccCAGCACAGAGTGGGACACCCCGTGGTGGAGCCCTGCTACTGCTAAGaaacagcccccagcccctgcgaCGGGCAGCCTCGGGGGGCAGTGGCAGTGACAATGTGGGCCCACCTGCTGCCGCAGTGCCTGGGCCTCTGAGCCGCAGCACCAGTGTCGCTTCCCACATCCTCAATGGCTCCTCCCACTTCTATTCCTGAAGTGCAAGGTGGATCAGCagatggaggggcaggggcagggttggGTGGAGCCTGATTCTGGAGGGCTTACAAGCTTGAGGCCCACCCAAGGGTGGGGGACAGGATGTTAGTTCCAGCTCCCCTCAAACCTCATCTCATGAGCTTCTTGGGCTGGCCAGTGGCCCAGGGTCAGCTTGGGCATAGGTTCCTCAAGGCTGACTAggagcccctgcctccccaccatGGTGCCAGGGTCTCTCTCCACCACCGCCTTGGAAAAGGAGGGAGATGTTTGTGTCAAATATTCATCTAgtcccctgggggaggggaagggtgggtCTAGATATATTCAGAGAACTATACTACTCCCTGCATTGGGGCCATGGATTGGGGACGCCAGGCCCCCGCAGACCTGGGATGTGACAGAGCAAGTCTGGGGGTCGGGTGGGGAGTACGGGAGGAAAGGGCCTTCTTAGGAAGAAGGATAAGGATGGGGTCTTGGGGTCAGGATGCCTGGGTCTCTCCATTCCCCTGTTGCCGTCTGAAGTCCTGTGCcgtcttgtctttttttttttttttaattgagatcagagctggggcaggggaaCAAGGGAAGGACCTTGGAAGGGGCTGCTCCCAGGTCTGGGGGCAGTCATGGCAGCCCCTCCCAGCTACGGGGCTGGCACAGAGCCCCATGGCAAGCTTTTAATAAACTGTTGGTTATTCTAACAGACCCCAGGACTCATGCTTTCTAAGCTGTGTATTAAGGACTATTCAGTGGCAGGTGATAATGTTACTTGTATTTAAAGAGGATTTATTGGGCTGTATAACTAAAAATTGCAGTGTTTTTAATGACTTTGGCCATTACTAGATCCAGAGCCTTAGATGGGATCATTAGACTTTTGACCTCTGCTTCCCTTTGCTTTGGCTTCAAAGATTTTTAGAAGATTCACTTCATGCTCAAGCTCCTAGCAGCTCCAGGGTTACATCTTACCAACAACTTCAACAGCAagaatcccagcaaattcccgaAGTGACCTCATTGGCTCCATCTGTAGCCAGAGGATTGGCATGGTGCTGATTGGTAAGGTGTAGGTCCTGTACCCCCAACCCCTGAATGCTGAAAGGGTTGGCCCATAGACCAAGGGGCTGTTTTTATAAAGGGGACGAAAGACATAAACACCAGCTGTCTCCAAGTTATTTCATTTTGTGCTTCACAATCTTAAAGCCATTTTTTCATAGAGTCCTCCAACAAGACAGGAGGGTCAGAGAGGCACACTAGTCAGACTGGAGGAAGATTAGGAGCCACTCTTCTAATAGAGCCTGGTGCAGACTGGATGGCAGGATCTAAAAGCTGGGACTCCTTTGGAGAACCTGAGGGAAATTAAAGGGAACTAGATGGCGTGGGTGGGATGAGAGTGGGGGACTAGTTTTAATGAGGTGATTCAAACACTCCTTTATTgagtcttaaaaaataaactcctGTAAGCACTTTAAACTGAGAACATGAAACAAATAGGATCCCAGCAACTGTACCTGGGGGTTTCAAGTCTGAAAAAAGGTGCTTCTCTTTGGGCACAGAGTTTGGGTTGGTGGGGGGTGCTATAGACGTGTGCTTTCTACAAGTGTGTAAAGTTCCTCCTGGTAGGCGGGGGAGCTCAGTTACTCTCGCCGTCACTGCTGATGATGCCACGCATATGAGACCAGTCTGGGCGTGGGGCACAGTGCCGCTCTTCCTCTGAGTCCAGGGTCCGGCGGTATAGCTCCCCGGGGAGGGCTGCTTCTGAAGGGTTCCAGGCAGTGCGTCTGCGTGGCCGACCTGGGGGGAAGAAGTGGATGAGTTGTCTGAGGCAGTCCAAGCCCCATCTGTTCCTGGGCAGGGGGAAGCCCCTCACCTGAACAGCTGATGATGTTAGTGATGTCCAAGGATGCCACCTCGGCTGCCTCCTCACGCTGCTCCTTTAGAGCCCGACACTTCTCTAAGGAAGGGTTACCTGGGGCAGAAGAATCTTGtgatcccctcctccccagcagccAAGGACctctcctgcagccccagggcaCACCCGGCCTAACCCTTCATGCCCAGAGCTTCCAGCTCCGCCCGGAGGACACACAGGCGCTCCTTGCGCGAGCGGCAGGAGCCCAGCAGCTTCTTGTAGTTGCGATGGGCGCCACAGGCCCGAATGTAGCGCTTTAGTCTCATCACAGCAGGGTGGTCCTCATCACGATGACCAGACTGACAAGAAAAGACAACAGCTGAAGGTCAGGGCTTCTGGGTTTGACTCTAGGTCTCCCTCTTCACTTAAAGGTGGCCTCCCACCCCATCTTCATCCTCACCTTCCTGCCTTTGGGTTCCGGGCTGCCATTtgcagaagaggaggaagagcttCGGGACCTGCTTTTCTTGGAGCTCTTCCTGTAAGAGCGGTTCTTCCTCTCCCCCTTGAGGGTCCCCCCTGCCTCACTGTCACTCACCTCCCTGTCTGAGTCACTTGCCTCACCATTGGTTGTCTTTCTACTTTCTACTTTGGCTGACTTTCCCATGCCTTTAGTAGCTGGTTTCACCTTCCTCCAGCTGTCTTCCCCATCCTCCTTGCTGCTGCCACTCTGCCTTTTGCCACCATCCCGCTGAGTCCTGTTCTTGCCCTTCCTCTGCACTAGGGGCTCTTCATCTCCCCCACTGTTATCTCCgctgcctgctgctgctttttccttctcttcctctctgtcccccCAGTCTCCCAGAACTTTTGCTGCCAGGCTTTTCTGCTTGCTGCTCCTCTCCTCCCAAGCTGACTTTTTCCCTCCATTGTTTGGAGCTCTGGGTTTCCAATCCTCCTCGCTGTTCTCTTTCTTGGCTAGGGTCTCCTCCCCCTCACTCTCCATTTCACTTTCCTGGTGCCTTTTAGCTCTTTTGTTTTCCATCCTTTGGGCAGGTTCTTCCTCACTGTCCTCACTCTCCTCCATGGCCTGCTTCCTACTAGCTGAAATCTTGTCTGGTACCTGCTTGTTCTTAATGGTGGCCTCCCACCCCATCTTCATCCTCACCTTCCTGCCTTTGGGTTCCGGGCTGCCGTTtgcagaagaggaggaagagcttCGGGGCCTGCTTTTCTTGGAGCTCTTCCTGTAAGAGCGGTTCTTCCTCTCCCCCTTGAGGGTCCCCCCTGCCTCACTGTCACTCACCTCCCTCTCCGAGTCACTTGCCTCACCATTGGTGGTTTTTCCATTTTCTACTTTGGCTGACTTTCCCATGCCTTTAGTAGCTGGTTTCACCTTCCTCCAGCTGTCTTCCCCATCCTCCTCACTGCTGCCACTCTGCCTTTTGCCACCATCCCGCTGGGTCCTGTGTTTTGTCACACGTTTCTTCCTAGTCCTGCCTTTGGACTCCTTTTCCTTATTCCCTTCCTCACTGCTCTCTTCTCTCCAGACCTGACTTGTTCTAGCagagctctcctcctcctcccagctctcCTTCGCTGCCGCCTCCTCTAATCCGGTCTTGCATGCAGTAAGGTCCCTCTGCTGTTCCTCATCGCTGCTCTCAGTTGCTCTTTTTGGGGCCCGC
This is a stretch of genomic DNA from Myotis daubentonii chromosome 4, mMyoDau2.1, whole genome shotgun sequence. It encodes these proteins:
- the TAOK2 gene encoding serine/threonine-protein kinase TAO2 isoform X5, with the translated sequence MPAGSRAGSLKDPDVAELFFKDDPEKLFSDLREIGHGSFGAVYFARDVRNNEVVAIKKMSYSGKQSNEKWQDIIKEVRFLQKLRHPNTIQYRGCYLREHTAWLVMEYCLGSASDLLEVHKKPLQEVEIAAVTHGALQGLAYLHSHNMIHRDVKAGNILLSEPGLVKLGDFGSASIMAPANSFVGTPYWMAPEVILAMDEGQYDGKVDVWSLGITCIELAERKPPLFNMNAMSALYHIAQNESPVLQSGHWSEYFRNFVDSCLQKIPQDRPTSEVLLKHRFVLRERPPTVIMDLIQRTKDAVRELDNLQYRKMKKILFQEAPNGPGAEAPEEEEPTPCLQEAEPYMHRAGTLTSLESSHSVPSMSISASSQSSSVNSLADASDNEEEEEEEEEEEEEEEGPEAREMAMMQEGEHTVTSHSSIIHRLPGSDNLYDDPYQPELTQGPLQQPAAPAPTSTTSSARRRAYCRNRDHFATIRTASLVSRQIQEHEQDSALREQLSGYKRMRRQHQKQLLALESRLRGEREEHSARLQRELEAQRAGFGAEAEKLSRRHQAIGEKEARAAQAEERKFQQHILGQQKKELAALLEAQKRTYKLRKEQLKEELQENPSTPKREKAEWLLRQKEQLQQCQAEEEAGLLRRQRQYFELQCRQYKRKMLLARHSLDQDLLREDLNKKQTQKDLECALLLRQHEATRELELRQLQAVQRTRAELTRLQHQTELGNQLEYNKRREQELRQKHAAQVRQQPKSLKSKELQIKKQFQETCKIQTRQYKALRAHLLETTPKAQHKSLLKRLKEEQTRKLAILAEQYDQSISEMLSSQAVVSSILLLQRFSEHLRAHVQVYLGDKFLEV
- the TAOK2 gene encoding serine/threonine-protein kinase TAO2 isoform X3; the encoded protein is MPAGSRAGSLKDPDVAELFFKDDPEKLFSDLREIGHGSFGAVYFARDVRNNEVVAIKKMSYSGKQSNEKWQDIIKEVRFLQKLRHPNTIQYRGCYLREHTAWLVMEYCLGSASDLLEVHKKPLQEVEIAAVTHGALQGLAYLHSHNMIHRDVKAGNILLSEPGLVKLGDFGSASIMAPANSFVGTPYWMAPEVILAMDEGQYDGKVDVWSLGITCIELAERKPPLFNMNAMSALYHIAQNESPVLQSGHWSEYFRNFVDSCLQKIPQDRPTSEVLLKHRFVLRERPPTVIMDLIQRTKDAVRELDNLQYRKMKKILFQEAPNGPGAEAPEEEEPTPCLQEAEPYMHRAGTLTSLESSHSVPSMSISASSQSSSVNSLADASDNEEEEEEEEEEEEEEEGPEAREMAMMQEGEHTVTSHSSIIHRLPGSDNLYDDPYQPELTQGPLQQPAAPAPTSTTSSARRRAYCRNRDHFATIRTASLVSRQIQEHEQDSALREQLSGYKRMRRQHQKQLLALESRLRGEREEHSARLQRELEAQRAGFGAEAEKLSRRHQAIGEKEARAAQAEERKFQQHILGQQKKELAALLEAQKRTYKLRKEQLKEELQENPSTPKREKAEWLLRQKEQLQQCQAEEEAGLLRRQRQYFELQCRQYKRKMLLARHSLDQDLLREDLNKKQTQKDLECALLLRQHEATRELELRQLQAVQRTRAELTRLQHQTELGNQLEYNKRREQELRQKHAAQVRQQPKSLKSKELQIKKQFQETCKIQTRQYKALRAHLLETTPKAQHKSLLKRLKEEQTRKLAILAEQYDQSISEMLSSQALRLDETQEAEFQALRQQLQQELELLNAYQSKIKIRTESQHERELRELEQRVALRRALLEQRVEEELLALQTGRSERIRSLLERQAREIEAFDAESMRLGFSSMALGGIPAEAAAQGYPAPPPAPAWPSRPVPRSGAHWSHGPPPPGMPPPAWRQPSLLAPPGPPNWLGPPAQSGTPRGGALLLLRNSPQPLRRAASGGSGSDNVGPPAAAVPGPLSRSTSVASHILNGSSHFYS
- the TAOK2 gene encoding serine/threonine-protein kinase TAO2 isoform X4, encoding MPAGSRAGSLKDPDVAELFFKDDPEKLFSDLREIGHGSFGAVYFARDVRNNEVVAIKKMSYSGKQSNEKWQDIIKEVRFLQKLRHPNTIQYRGCYLREHTAWLVMEYCLGSASDLLEVHKKPLQEVEIAAVTHGALQGLAYLHSHNMIHRDVKAGNILLSEPGLVKLGDFGSASIMAPANSFVGTPYWMAPEVILAMDEGQYDGKVDVWSLGITCIELAERKPPLFNMNAMSALYHIAQNESPVLQSGHWSEYFRNFVDSCLQKIPQDRPTSEVLLKHRFVLRERPPTVIMDLIQRTKDAVRELDNLQYRKMKKILFQEAPNGPGAEAPEEEEEAEPYMHRAGTLTSLESSHSVPSMSISASSQSSSVNSLADASDNEEEEEEEEEEEEEEEGPEAREMAMMQEGEHTVTSHSSIIHRLPGSDNLYDDPYQPELTQGPLQQPAAPAPTSTTSSARRRAYCRNRDHFATIRTASLVSRQIQEHEQDSALREQLSGYKRMRRQHQKQLLALESRLRGEREEHSARLQRELEAQRAGFGAEAEKLSRRHQAIGEKEARAAQAEERKFQQHILGQQKKELAALLEAQKRTYKLRKEQLKEELQENPSTPKREKAEWLLRQKEQLQQCQAEEEAGLLRRQRQYFELQCRQYKRKMLLARHSLDQDLLREDLNKKQTQKDLECALLLRQHEATRELELRQLQAVQRTRAELTRLQHQTELGNQLEYNKRREQELRQKHAAQVRQQPKSLKSKELQIKKQFQETCKIQTRQYKALRAHLLETTPKAQHKSLLKRLKEEQTRKLAILAEQYDQSISEMLSSQALRLDETQEAEFQALRQQLQQELELLNAYQSKIKIRTESQHERELRELEQRVALRRALLEQRVEEELLALQTGRSERIRSLLERQAREIEAFDAESMRLGFSSMALGGIPAEAAAQGYPAPPPAPAWPSRPVPRSGAHWSHGPPPPGMPPPAWRQPSLLAPPGPPNWLGPPAQSGTPRGGALLLLRNSPQPLRRAASGGSGSDNVGPPAAAVPGPLSRSTSVASHILNGSSHFYS